The Hippoglossus hippoglossus isolate fHipHip1 chromosome 16, fHipHip1.pri, whole genome shotgun sequence genomic sequence ATAAAATATGTGGGCAGAGTTTTTCAGATTTCAGTCTTTTAATTCAAAGTCAACACCATGGTCTGTTTGTGTATTGGTCTATTACAGTGTCTTTGATCATAAGCTGTTATTTTCCTGAGATTCATTGATATTATAATAACAGGGCTGCATATCAGTGATTTAAATCAGCAGCTTGTGTCAACGTATGAGTATACTTGTCATAAATTCAGCCACAAAGCCGGAGAAGTGGTGTATTACCTTGAAAATGGTGGTTTTCAGTGTTCATTGATAACATCTGACTCGCCACTGATTGGCAGCGGAGGTCGTTGAGCTGCGTTCTGCTGCAGACGTAGGAGACAACCTCTGTGGCTGCTTCTCCTTTTGTAATGTGTGTACAGCCggaagaggaggcggaggaCAGCTGAATAGCTGAGATTTCATGGCTGAAAAGGCTTCATGTCTGTTTATGCCTGTGTGAGATAGGACACAGGATCACCTCTCatctcctcagctcctcccctGACAAGACGAGCAGGGAGAGTGAAGACAGCAGGCGATAAGAGAGGGCCCTGGATGATCCTGGAGTAGTATTGGTGTAGTCCTAACATGATTCATTCACTCAAACTGGGGATTTAGAGGGTAAAAGTTTATAAGATCTGAGAATTAACAGCTGATTGTTCATCTTTACTTTGTACCTGAAGGTTGAACTGAGGGCAACTCAGCGTTATTAATTTCATCTGGCTTTTCAATGATTACCTGACATCTGGGAAATAACCTGATAACCTAATTTTGCATTCATTTGATTACAGATGAGAAATACAAAATTCCTCAGCTGTAATAGATTCAATAATAGTTAGTAATGTTTGGATAATTACTCTTTGCTTGCTCTGTGGTCATGCAcatcatttcatgtttttaagcTTATAAACGTCTCAGCTGCTAATACACCTATTCAGCGGAGCTTAATGGACTCATTTGAAGTGAAATATCTAGTACACACTGAACCAGTCTGGAGATTTTGAGCAACCCTACATTTGCATCTTTGTGAGAACTTGCTCGATCCTCAGAGTGAAGACTGAATTTTTTAACTCCTGTCTTATTGGAATATAAAATAGTGAAGCTGGctgttgtgctgtgtgtatGCTGATCACCAGGTGTGTTTGGACTAGGGAAGCATTCATACTATACTTCTTCATGGTAATGTCTGACAGGCTCATAGCCACGTGGTCCGTGAGGCTGGGTGGAGGGGAGCAGCCACAGGGCTAATGGGGGAAGTCAGCTGTCATGAATGCGGACTCACTATGGTTCCTACAGGACCCATGGAGACAGTCAGTAGTACTGACCTGAGGAGGTCCGTACAGATGCACAAAGAGCCACAGTCTTTAGAGCTTGTTGAGTTAGTGACCTTGTTTGACTGTCACGGTGAAGTGATCCTTCCCAGAATAACCAATCAGCGTTTCTTAGTGCGGGATGAATTGTAATTCAGATTGTCCTTGGTCTTTTGTTTTCCCTGTCAAATGATTGAGGCGGCTTggccagaaaaaaaatctgtgaacGCAGCTCGATGCATGAGTCACAAAGGGATTCAATGTCATGGATTGACAGTCTAtatccctctttctccccctccctccctctttgtttgcatgtgtcaaTCTGTTTGCAGAAGCAGGAGGTAAGAAGTTGCGCAGCACTATCCAGAGGAGTACAGAGACGGGCCTGGCGGTGGAGATGAGGAGCAGAATGACTCGGCAGGCCAGCCGGGAGTCCACTGACGGCAGCATGAACAGCTACAGCTCCGAGGGAAAGTAAGGATCTGGGCACTCTGAGGACATTATAAAAGCCGCTACTCACTGGGAGCACATGCACAATATGTCTTTGCTTTGTCTAATCCTCCTGACATTTAATAAGCTGCAGCCACCTGCTAGCCCTAAAGCAGCGTCTTTAATAAACATGCAAAGACTCTATCTCTGTGgtaatcatgtgtgtgttcctctgtttcAGTCTCATCTTCCCTGGTGTGCGGCTCTCCTCAGATGCCCAGTTCAGTGACTTCCTTGATGGTCTGGGTCCCGCCCAGCTGGTTGGACGTCAAACATTGGCCACTCCACCTATGGGTGAGAACacaaatctctttatttcactgGTTTTACATGATAGCTTGTCAATCCTTGGAATCTCTTTGCACTTCGATTTGTAAATGCTAGTGAGGTGATGTGTTCCCTTATGTACTGTAAAGTGTTTATACATTTTACTTGTTGCCCAGGTGACATCCAGATCGGCATGGTGGATAAGAAAGGAGCACTGGAGGTGGAGATCATCAGAGCCCGTGGCCTTGTGGGAAAACCAGGTTCCAAGTCACTGCCAGGTAATTTAAGCTCTGACAGTAGGATTATTACAGGCAATATTAATCATCAAGAATTATGACTAATACAAGTTGTgacacttcctctcctctcagcacCGTATGTAAAGGTCTACCTTTTGGAAAACGGAGTCTGCATagccaaaaagaaaacaaaagtagcAAGAAAAACCTTGGATCCTCTTTACCAGCAGCCACTGCCGTTTGAGGAGAGTCCGGGAGGGAAGGTTTTACAGGTAAGAGAATTATTTCTTCATACACTGAGGTCTTACAGAAATGAAATCGGAAACAGagtcaatttaaaaataacaacctGTTTTCAAGATGTCTGTACTTTGAGTAAAgctgagttttttttcctgtgttctTCCTGCAGGTCATCGTATGGGGGGACTATGGACGTATGGACCATAAATCATTCATGGGAGCAGTTCAGATACTGTTAGACGAGCTGGACCTGTCCAACATGGTGATTGGCTGGTTCAAGCtctttcctccttcctcacTGGTGGACCCTACTCTGGCCCCACTGACAAGAAGAGCTTCCCAATCCTCACTGGACAGTTTCTCTCGATCATAGCAGCGTGTGGACTGATAGCGTTGTTGTAGCAGCCGGTGTTGCGATTGCAGGTCACGCCCCCCTAGTTACACTGCATGCTTGATGTTGTGTCTTCTGAGCCTGTTTCTAGGGGTGCAAACGTGATCCTGTGTTTTGAGCAAAAGCGTTGCGCACATTGTGCACTTGGCGAAGCGTGTTGCAAACGCCTGGAGGCCGGGATTGCcgggtgttgttgttgttgtttggagGAAGCTGGAATGAACTCCTTAGCACGAGGAATCTGTCAGTTCCAGGTTTTCATCCAATTCGAAGCCATGGGGGTCAGTACTGGGAACCGCTAAATGAGTTCTACAGAAGCCCTTTtcgaatgaaaaataaaagttgtgctttgaatttttttgttttctttttttgttttttttgtttttttctttaaatgtctaTGTAATTGTATCTGAAGGGGTGATAGTGTTTCTAATCAGATGCTTGGTCACGCCACGCCAACAGACCTAGCTGTGTAGATGGAGTTGTGGAGACCATCACTCTGGGTGAGGTGTGTCCCAGCTTATATCCACACTCCCAAACCCAAAAGAAATGCTTGACATACTCAAGGTTTATGTACTGAATCAAACTGTACTGGTAAATCACCAGAAAGACAGTAAATCAGAGGCAATATTAAAGTGGCTACCATCAACACTCCAGAATATACAGTAACAACCCAAACCCCATGAAAAGATGTACAATCTACCATCATTCTTTCTCTGTTGATATATTGTATGaaaattaaatgagaaaaaatattttttccctttttagttCATTTGCATGGACACAAATTtagctgaataaaaaaaagaaaaattattttcttgagGCTGCAACTtgcaaaaaagatgaaaaataaataaaacagatcagccattttcaacaatttatattatttttaaagataaatttCACTAGTGCATGGTTTTCAAGGGGAGTGAATGCAACAtcgtgattaaaaaaaagacattgttTATCATTCTTTAGACCATTCGTGAGTCTGTGTTTTACAGACATACAGATAAGGGAAACTTAAAGGAAACTTTTGGAGTTatttaacagaaaatgtttatgtgacaaaaagtgataatgaaaataaatgtaaattatttatttcattgtaaaaaGGCTCAGGCCTTATAAAGATAAACATAATGTGCAAATTGtacatgtttctctttttcttccttgtcCCAGGGTACCTCTCATTGTACTATTCATTGCTACCATTGTTCAGTCCCCTGATATTGTCCAGATTTTAGGACTGTTGGTTATTTTACAGTTCTGTATTGTTTCagtatgtattttattttggatttgatttgtttaacaAGCATGTTGAAAAGGATTTTCTGCAACATGGCTTGGGCACACCTTACAGTAACTCAGCATGTTTTGATAAAGATGATATTTGGAATTTTTGCAGTTTCTTGTACAGTGCATGTCAACTTCATTACTTTTCTCCCTCACCTTAAATTGAATTCTACAGCAAATTAGTTCTTGGTCTTCCACGGCCGATTATTGAagttttaacaaaaacattCCACCCCCAAGGTCATATTTTCTTTCAGGTttttgagaaaaaaagtgacaaggaaaatattttatatttaatggaGGTTGATGAAACAGTTGTGATTGcaagtgtattttatttcagtattGTTGACGAACATGCAAAAATAATCTCTATTGGTACAGCAGGAGGTCTATACCTAATCAAGAGGCAGCAAACATGCAAGAGAtgtgtgttgctgtggtttAATTTTACAGGCACTGTATGTGAAGAAGAGCTAATCACAAGTTCAAATAACAAGGGATATTGccacagaaaatgttttgtttttcttgttttaatgaaaatgaaattgatttactatatttttgttagttttatttaaaagccaagaccagtttattttttatttactatttttAGTAATTAAAATACTTCTCATGTCTGGGAAGTATATGAATCTTATAGTTGCAGTATGTCTGAATGAAATTGAACTGAGGCATTATTCCTTTTCCACATGACgatgatgtgttttaatgtccAACAAAACCTTGTTGCTGTAACAGGCTACagtatatattttcatttcaatttccatTGTACATACCTTTAGATGTCagaatttgaataaacaagCTACCATGAATAGATTACTCTTTTGGAACAGGAAGAATGCCTCATGTGATGACAAAGACATACGTTATTTATCCTTTTGAAtgccttttcattttctcttttttggtGCAATGTGTTAATGCCAAGGCTATGTCTTGGTTAAGTATGGTTGAGTACAGAGATTTATGTaagttatttttcaaattaaaaataaaaaaatgatattacaCTGATGGACAGCGTTGGGTGAtaagatgaacacacacaaaacgatATGCTctcaaaggaaaagaaatatgTAAACTAGCAAAGTTAGGAGGTTTTCAGAAGACATATGTATAACTAGTAAAACTCAATGAACCAGAAGATTTAACTTTTAGTCCGGAAGATGTGTTAAGCTACAAATATGCTGGTTACCACATTACCCATTATCCAAGTCATTATCTTTTCTTAGAAAAACATGGATGCATCCATAGTTAACCCGTGGTCATGCTGAAAGTCTATGATATCTAAGTCAAATCTTAAATACAACCTATGGTTCAAACAACACTAGCCTGTTGCTAATTAGCGGGTGGAGGGGGACTGGACCCATGCAGCTGACTATAGGCGATAGGTGAGACACACTTTGGACAGGACACCAGCGTATCGTAGGgtgaacatatatatatatatatatgttatatatgttgaCCTTACAAAAAGCTACAGTGACAAGCAACCATCCACTCTCACATTCACCCCatggacaatttagagtctccaattaacctaactcCATTCTACAACTCCAAGCTGGAGGACTTGAACCGGGATTTGAACCTGGTACCTTCTTCAtgtgacagtgctaaccacagCACCACCGTGGTTTAAATATTAACAGTAAGTCTACAGTTATGGTAGAAGCTCATGTCATATGGCACAAaagtgctttgagctaaatgctaatgatGATCACAATTATTTGGGGgcgatgatgaagaagatgttACTTGTGACAATGGTAGAACGCTCATGTTAATTCAATTCAGTGTTATTGAAGTAGTCCCACATCATAACATACGTTATCGCAACATTATCTTACATAGGAAAGTCCAGACCTTAAAAATGATAGCGATcgttaactggaagaaacctcgaACAGAACCCGACTCATCGTGGATGATGGCCATCTGCCTCGATTGGTTGGGGTGAAAGGAGAAaatgggaaagagaggagaggtgggtggagaagagagagagggggggtctgactggttgttataatggaaattataatatgatatgatatttatatcatatcatgctgtggctgaggggtagagcggtcatcctccaacctgaaagtcggcagttcgatccccaatcttccccatctgcatgccgaagtgtctttgggcaagatgctgaaccccgaattgcccctcatagaacaacaaagtgctgctaatagatgcactgtatgaatgaatgtgtgtgtgaatgggtgaatgtaaaaaaactgtactgtaaagagctttgagtggtcatcaagactagaaaagtgctatataaatacaaaaccatttaccatttaccatttatagatgtaatgatgttattaatgatagcagctccaattcattcattcaccaaCAATTGTAAAGAAgaaatttcttcttaaaaccAACTTACGCAGTTTTTATAAAGATACAATTTTTTATGTGGGAGTTGTTCTCAGGTAAGAACACAATCTATGCACCCTCAAGAGCTAAAATGTTGGATAAACTGAAACTTTGATGTGATCATGGTTCTAATAGCACCGTGCTATATATGAAAACTCCATCCAGTATAACCAAAGTGATTATATCATCATCCTAACAGTGACCTTATTTAATGGCAAGTCATCCAATAGTTCTTGGGATTTGGACCAAAGTGATAGGCTGACGCATTGACTGACTAATCATTTTTAAGTTGAACATACGTAACAGTTTCACACAACTCTCTTCAAAAGTAGCTTTTCATGGTAAAGCTGCTGACGTCAAGACCCTGTCATCAACTTCTAAAATGATTTCCCCTTTTCAAAGTTATAAATTCCATTATTTAAAAGAAGCTGTCTTTCCAAGAAGTAATTATGGATTCAAAATATTCCAACCTCTTTTGCACCCCctgtatttctttattgttgtttattgaCATTGAGTCCTATTAAAAGGTATTTTATCATGCTTGCTGTAATTTGTATTGTCTTGTGCTCTTGTGCCTTACAATCATGAATATAATGATTTTGACCAAAAGGAGTATCAAGTATCTCACAGTGTCTCACACAGCCTCATACTTACCTCTTTTTACTTCTGCATTTGGTTGAAAATAGGGATGACTGTGAAATGACTAATGACTgtggtttgttttcctcttttggaCGTATTTAAGGCGTTTGCAGACCACATTCACAAGACTGCATGCCCTGATGTACAACAGGTTCGTACttgtatttaaatgtacagCTTTCGGAActgaaatgttgttgttttacacgCTGGGTCATTGAaccctttctttctttaaacCTACCCTTCTTTGTTTCCCAGGGTCCAGGGTTTGGACATCACACAGTGTCTCCTTTAATATCCAAGATGCTTCTCTCATGGGTAACAATAAAACAGAGTCTTGCAGATTTTGGGTTTCTGGTCGTGGATGTTTTCACAGCTGGTAAAAGGGAGAGCTTTCAAAGaaccatcatcctcctcctgacctgcagctcctccagcctgCTGCTCAGCGCCCTGCTCTTACTCTACCTGCTCTACACCCTGGACTATGACACGGCAGTGGCTGGAGGGATTACGGGCTGCTTTGGGGCGTTGCTTACCGGCGCTCTCTTCTTATCAAAGAGAATAAGATGCTTAGGGACTCTCTTTGTGATCTCTATTTTCATGAAGAAGAGTCGGAGCTTGCTGCTAACTGCTGGGACCAGTTTGGTAGTTCTCAAAAACATCCGCAACACCTTGGAAAACCTCACAGGACTCCTCAGGAGCATGGTTTGCAACCTCAAGGCGAAGAAGTCGGCCATCACAGCCCCTTTCAGTAACTATGTCAACATGTTGAAGTGGATAGGAAACATGCTGAAAGGGATTACAGACCTGGGAGTAGTGAACTTTGACTCCAAGCTGAAGGTTTCACCCAGACTGGAATCAGAAAACTTCCGTGTGAAACTCAGTGAAGCGGAGCAGAAGCTGAATGAGACCGTGAAATTTGCACAGTCCCTGGTGaaaacagtttcctctgtggCCGACAGGATGTTTCCTGCCATCAGCTTCCTCGTGCTCATGATGTTCATAGCCTTGCACATCAGGAAATACCGCAGTGACATGAAATATCAAAACAGGTATATCGGCGGCAGATTTGTCCGTTTTGACGAGAGGCAGAAGGCAGAAGGAaagccccacctcctccccctcacacCAGAGGAGGGGAAGCTGTACACAGCTTTCCTCTCCGCCCGTCCCACCACCAGGGAGAGGAAAGCTGTTCTCAAGTTTGGTGCTTcaattgttttccattttgtgaCTTGGGTCATATTTATAACTGTGGATGCTTTATTGTACTGCTTTGTGGATATTATAACAACGAAGTTATCAGAGCTGGAACCCTTCAATGTCCCCCTGTTGATGAGCATCAAAGTAAGTATGTCTGTGAAATTGTTTTCAGAACTTATTACAATCATTTCAGTCACGGAGCCATGGTTTACTAATTCTTCATCATTTCAGGGGATTGCGACTTTAATTGGTATACCACTTAGTGAGGAGAGTCATCAAAAAGACTTTTCCTTCTCTGTGACCTTGTTCGAGAAGAAGTGCCTTCCTAAACCCAAGCTGCTGCTCTATAACTCCATATTTCCACTGGCTGTCATTCTGCTCGTCCTGCTCATTATGGCCCTGGTGGCTTCCAAAGTGACCCAGCTCAGGCTGATGGTCTGTGAGCGATTCTTCTCCACCGCTGCGGAGGAGCGAGTGGCGTACCTGCACGACAAGATCCTGCGGAAGAGATTGAAAAGGAGGAAGGATGAAAACAACTCTGGCCTCAGATCACTAATTCTTAAGGTTTGCCTGTCTTTAAAAGTAGAACGCTGGTGAGGTCATCACCTCCTGTTCTTCCCAGTATAcattaatgtgaaaaatgtgcaaACTGCTTTGGGTGAGTTTGACTTGTTGTAGGATTATCATTCCTCTGTGTCAGTGGCAGTGCAATAATGCAAAAATTAAGTTAAGAGACCACTGTAGGTAGCTGGGTATGATGTCACAAATTTCTTCTCTACCTCCAtgctgtttcttcctcttcGTGTCGTTTCCcttgtttcttattttaaaaccgaagtgatgaaaatgtattttttaatccTGGGTTTTTCTGTTCTTCTGTGATCAGCCACATTTCTGGTGCCCGCTGCTCTTTCGACCCAAACAGAATCCACAAAGTGTCGTGTGAGGACATCAGGATATCACAGCCCTGCTCATGGCTCTGGGGATGGAAATGTCATTCTTTTGGACAGTTGGACCAACAGCCACTGGATGGACACATTTTATACTGCCATGATGCTAATGACTTTGGCGATAGTCTGACTTTTCCTCCATGTACCACCatgacattgacattttaaatgactCTACAAGTCGGGTGGATGGACATGAAACGGGGCACAGGCCCCATTCATGGTGTCCAGAAATGAATCCAGGTGATTGTCTGGCCTTTTGTGGACCAACAGCAGGAGGTCAGTGTTTTCTCTTATCCACTGTGCCATGTTGATTTGTTGCCTCATATTATTAACTTATATTTGCATGTAATGAACTTTACAGAGGGAGgtatatgaaataatatattcaCTGTTATAGTCATATTGTAATTCAGTATACAGCACTTCAACTTCCTTAGTCTTTATTATATTAAACAACAGTCAACTGACAATAATGGAAACCATGGAGAACCACGTAGAACTgtcatttcataataatgagCCATTTCATACATATTACAGTATGTCCATTATATAACAGACAATAGTCTATGATCTACCTCAAACTGTGAGTATAATCCTGAACAGTTTGTACGTTACACTTTTACATTAGATTTCACATTAttacaaaaactaaataacaagatgtaaaatactgtaaatatctCAAATTTTTAGGACTTGAAATTAAATATGGATTCAGTGAATCTTATAATTTATCAACTGCTGTATTCATTTAAGACAGCTTCTAATAACCTAAAATACAGAGTGAGGATTTGACGTCCCCCTGTGTGCAGTGAACCACAATGTCCTCTTTCCAATTACCTGCTGACAAGTGTTACTGTCTTCAGCCAGCACAGGCAAGAGAAGTGATGGGTGTTTTTTAAGttgaactgtttatttttttcctctctttaaaaacagcttcattATGGGTTGGTAAATAATTTATAAATggtattaatattttataaatcagCTGTATATCAATAATAACGTCAGGTAACTCTATTTATCCTATCTAGTTTTTGACCTCTGAGACCgtttcagttgtttgttttttgtgagcATATCCACtcatcatgtttttcttttcattgctACTATTGTCGtcgcttcctcttcctcttgcttCCTCTTGCTTCCTTTTCCACTGTTCATTTTCCATCAGTGGTTCTTGCCATTGGTTTGTATTATGCACTATTATGCACAAAAAAGTCTTGCTCGCCTGATTTTGATCCTTTTGTCtggtgtttgtatttataaaaaagaaaattataaaattatttatcACTGCATTAGGAATATTTGAACATAGACTTTTTATGTTTGTCCTGGTGTTATTTTGTTTCCACAATTACACTGTATGAGTTTAGAATATGAGTGATATTATTTACATGAATATTGACACATCCATGTGCAGGAATACTTGAAGTTGACGGCTGGGAATGCATTACCTATAGATGACTGGTTCAAATCCAGTGGGGCAAAATTCTTGACTGTAAATTCCAATACCGCCAGCCCCACACCATCACTTCCACTGCCAGGGACGAGAGGAAGTGGTGCAGCTCAAGGATGAGTAGGCCTTCTGTGACTCACACGCCGCCACTGACCCGTGTGGCAACCTGATAAGCTCACATTATGTCTCAACTGGCCCTGTGGCATAATACCACGCCAGCATGCCAGCCCAATAGGAAGCTGCCTCATGACGCTCGGTGACAGCCGCAGACCTTTTTTCACCAGGGAAGGAACGAGTGCAGTCCATACATGGACAAGGATGGAGCGTGTATGATaatgtgtgatgctgctgaatatgaaaataaagagtCAATCTGGGTCAACAAAGCAAACCTTAATACTTTCACGCATGTCAGTGcatttgaaatgaatatttcatcagAGCTGCTTTTGGGTGAGAAACATCAGTTCTGTCGCCAATGGCAacaaacattttagaaaaaccAGGCAAATTggtaaatatctttttttttattccacaattatatttataaaataatttgcataatataaaagtgacaaaaatccTCTTAtcacaacagtttttttaaaccattaaATGTATAAGCCCTATTTATATTCCTTAAACCGAATGacgtgatatatatatatatatgttagaGCAACTATCACtttgagcagcagagagatggcTCTGCTAACCTGTGTACTGAGCAGAGATGACCTGGAAACCTCACAGGGCTGAGTAAATATAACAAAGGTATTATCTGCCAACAGGACATAGACCTGAGTTGTCTGAAAAGGCCCCAAAGCTTAGCAGCACACAGTGATTGAAATGACTGAGTAGAATTGCTGTGTCAGTTGTCTTGGAATTGACAGCTTCTGGATTGTActggagacacacagctggagcTCAGGAGCTTTCATGCTCTAGTTAAGCTGTTCCTAGAGAAATGACTTTGCCTTCATAGGGTTTTCTGATCACAGCTGCAGGTTTCCCCACCTGCAGGTCAGATACAAAGCAAAAGAAAGGTTAAGTTCCTCATCAGGTCCAGGCTTATTCCAACTCAACTAAGCCTGTTAAATGTGCACCTACCaaagattttcattttcctgcatTTCATTTTATCCTCTTATCTTCCTTCTGtcccactaaccagaaggtcggcagttcgatccccgtCACCCTAGTTCAGCGTGCCTAAGTGTCCTCGGGCCAGATACTAAACCCAAATAGCCCCTAACAGCtctgctggcagtgtgtgtgtgatgtgtgacagagaaagtgctcCACATAGAAGCAAGCAGAAGTGTGGGAGAATGgctaaactgtactgtaaagagctttgagttgTAGAAcactagaaaagtgctttatgaTTACAGACCATTTACTCTACTATAACCATGTATTAAAGTAACCAGTAAATGTACCTTTAAATTTTAAGCAGCAGACAGTGTTTATCAAGGcacggtttgtgtgtgtgtgtgtgtgtgtgtgtgcgcgcgcgcgtgtgcacaaaataactgaacaacacatggatggattttcatcAAACTTGGTGTGAATATCACTTGGGATTGTGTCTCCAGAAGATTACGTTTTGGAGCTGTGTACTTTATGGATGGCCACCTACCACAGGCACTGCTGATGGTCAATCTGACTGTGACAGatggtcagtgtgtttgtgtggaagagAGTGAGTATTACAAATCGTCCAGTGCCTATAGTACAAAACACTGGGAATACTCTCATTTGTCTCCTTACTTTGAGTTAGATCATGAAATCACTACTACTCTCATGTCTCTATGGTGAATATGAAGTTACAGGTTAGCTTAGCTGGGCTTAGCAAGAAATATCGGCTCAGCTATGTTTACCAGCTAGTTGCTAACAGCCTCTTTCATTTATGATTATGAAGGTTTATCACTCCAGGTGGCTGACGGATAGGAACTTCAGACTTGTGTGAGATTTATTTCTATGTTCTTCAGTGTAATAGTTATCTAATGATCtcttttataaaataatatggaTTCTAGCTGATTTACTAAATACATAAATGGATAGGTATTGCATGTTCTTTATACTACATATTGTTTTCTTATcttagttttatttttccaaaagtCACACCCTTAAATACAATGTCTGAAAGCTTATTCTGTGCACCAGGTGGAGTGGAGCACATG encodes the following:
- the LOC117776911 gene encoding dendritic cell-specific transmembrane protein translates to MLLSWVTIKQSLADFGFLVVDVFTAGKRESFQRTIILLLTCSSSSLLLSALLLLYLLYTLDYDTAVAGGITGCFGALLTGALFLSKRIRCLGTLFVISIFMKKSRSLLLTAGTSLVVLKNIRNTLENLTGLLRSMVCNLKAKKSAITAPFSNYVNMLKWIGNMLKGITDLGVVNFDSKLKVSPRLESENFRVKLSEAEQKLNETVKFAQSLVKTVSSVADRMFPAISFLVLMMFIALHIRKYRSDMKYQNRYIGGRFVRFDERQKAEGKPHLLPLTPEEGKLYTAFLSARPTTRERKAVLKFGASIVFHFVTWVIFITVDALLYCFVDIITTKLSELEPFNVPLLMSIKGIATLIGIPLSEESHQKDFSFSVTLFEKKCLPKPKLLLYNSIFPLAVILLVLLIMALVASKVTQLRLMVCERFFSTAAEERVAYLHDKILRKRLKRRKDENNSGLRSLILKPHFWCPLLFRPKQNPQSVV
- the rims2a gene encoding regulating synaptic membrane exocytosis protein 4 isoform X45 yields the protein MGRQGHDTSAPAPGMRIQHSQSKMSLSASFEALAVYFPCMNSFDEEDGAGGKKLRSTIQRSTETGLAVEMRSRMTRQASRESTDGSMNSYSSEGNLIFPGVRLSSDAQFSDFLDGLGPAQLVGRQTLATPPMGDIQIGMVDKKGALEVEIIRARGLVGKPGSKSLPAPYVKVYLLENGVCIAKKKTKVARKTLDPLYQQPLPFEESPGGKVLQVIVWGDYGRMDHKSFMGAVQILLDELDLSNMVIGWFKLFPPSSLVDPTLAPLTRRASQSSLDSFSRS
- the rims2a gene encoding regulating synaptic membrane exocytosis protein 4 isoform X44 — protein: MGRQGHDTSAPAPGMRIQHSQSKMSLSASFEALAVYFPCMNSFDEEDGEAGGKKLRSTIQRSTETGLAVEMRSRMTRQASRESTDGSMNSYSSEGNLIFPGVRLSSDAQFSDFLDGLGPAQLVGRQTLATPPMGDIQIGMVDKKGALEVEIIRARGLVGKPGSKSLPAPYVKVYLLENGVCIAKKKTKVARKTLDPLYQQPLPFEESPGGKVLQVIVWGDYGRMDHKSFMGAVQILLDELDLSNMVIGWFKLFPPSSLVDPTLAPLTRRASQSSLDSFSRS